One part of the Tolypothrix sp. NIES-4075 genome encodes these proteins:
- a CDS encoding NAD-dependent epimerase/dehydratase family protein: MNEATQKILVTGVAGFLGSHLLDKLLASGHQVIGIDNLSMGKLENIAEHLSNKAFQFLQKDVTEKSTFKNLENDIDCIVHLAAFKIPRYGKAIDTLKINYQGSDNVLELARKLNCKCVLASTSDVYGRNPKLPFNEDDNSVIGSSKVARWSYAVSKLFDEHLAFAYQDSYDIPVVILRFFGSYGPRHHLSWWGGPQSVFIEQILNDEEISIHGDGLQTRSFTYVSDTVAGIYAATIKPEANGEIFNIGSDREITILDLAKTIKRLSNTPGELKVKFVPYESFTGNKYEDVRRRVPDSTRCEQILGVKAEVKLEEGLSKTIAWHRTIRACV, encoded by the coding sequence ATGAATGAAGCTACTCAGAAAATTTTAGTTACAGGTGTCGCTGGATTCCTTGGTTCTCACTTGCTAGACAAGCTATTGGCATCAGGTCATCAGGTCATCGGTATCGATAACCTCTCAATGGGAAAATTAGAAAACATTGCTGAACATTTGAGTAATAAAGCATTTCAATTTCTTCAAAAAGATGTCACGGAAAAAAGCACATTTAAAAATTTAGAAAATGATATCGATTGCATCGTTCACCTTGCCGCTTTCAAAATACCTCGTTACGGCAAAGCAATTGATACTCTGAAAATTAATTATCAAGGTTCAGACAACGTTTTAGAGCTAGCACGCAAATTGAATTGTAAATGCGTACTTGCCTCAACTTCTGATGTGTATGGTCGCAATCCCAAACTACCTTTTAACGAAGACGATAACTCAGTTATTGGCTCATCGAAAGTAGCTCGTTGGAGCTATGCTGTATCTAAGTTATTTGATGAACATTTAGCTTTTGCTTATCAAGATAGCTATGATATTCCAGTTGTCATTCTACGCTTTTTTGGTTCTTATGGACCGCGCCATCACCTATCTTGGTGGGGGGGACCGCAATCAGTTTTTATTGAACAAATATTAAACGATGAAGAAATTTCCATTCATGGTGACGGATTGCAAACCCGGAGTTTTACTTATGTGAGCGATACTGTAGCAGGTATTTACGCTGCGACGATTAAACCCGAAGCTAATGGGGAAATTTTCAATATTGGTAGCGATCGCGAAATTACTATCCTTGATTTAGCTAAAACTATCAAGCGACTTAGTAACACACCTGGAGAACTCAAAGTCAAATTTGTTCCCTATGAATCTTTTACAGGTAACAAATACGAAGATGTGAGAAGACGTGTACCTGATAGTACCCGTTGCGAACAAATTCTTGGTGTCAAAGCTGAGGTGAAATTAGAAGAAGGGTTGTCTAAAACTATTGCATGGCATCGCACTATTAGAGCTTGCGTGTAA
- a CDS encoding class I SAM-dependent methyltransferase: MKQLVKRLLYKLIPLQTYVNYHHRIINRFFQEQLIPQYAYLNSQHEMSAALIKAKSKKLSQKYENAKDLLVNVGAGPHAKADWINVDISEAPGINCVCDCRKSLPFPDNSVKGIFTEHFFEHIDYVEEVPLFLSECYRVLKPGGIIRIIVPDIEKYLYAYCQGGWEELSIIRPLDSDLTDFHFKFKYNTRMELINFVFRQQYEHKYAYDYETLEFILYKYGFSKVQRQAFGKSLMDELSIDQQIRASESLYVEAIK, translated from the coding sequence ATGAAACAGCTAGTTAAACGTTTACTATATAAACTCATTCCTCTACAAACGTATGTAAACTATCACCATAGGATAATTAATAGATTTTTCCAAGAGCAATTAATTCCACAATATGCATACTTAAATTCTCAGCATGAAATGTCTGCGGCACTGATAAAAGCTAAAAGCAAAAAATTATCCCAGAAGTATGAAAATGCCAAGGATTTATTAGTAAATGTGGGTGCAGGTCCTCATGCTAAAGCAGACTGGATTAATGTAGATATTTCCGAAGCTCCAGGTATTAACTGTGTTTGTGATTGTCGCAAGAGTCTTCCGTTCCCAGACAATTCAGTAAAAGGTATTTTTACTGAACATTTCTTTGAACATATAGATTATGTAGAGGAAGTACCATTATTTTTATCCGAATGTTATCGAGTCTTAAAACCGGGAGGAATAATACGTATAATTGTTCCGGATATTGAAAAGTATTTGTATGCTTACTGTCAGGGAGGTTGGGAAGAACTAAGTATTATTAGACCTCTGGATTCGGATCTCACAGATTTCCACTTTAAATTTAAATATAATACCAGAATGGAATTAATCAACTTTGTATTTCGCCAACAGTATGAACATAAATATGCCTACGATTATGAAACCCTTGAGTTTATTTTGTACAAATATGGTTTTTCAAAAGTGCAAAGGCAGGCTTTTGGGAAGTCGCTGATGGATGAATTATCTATCGACCAACAAATAAGAGCCTCCGAGAGTCTTTATGTTGAAGCAATCAAGTAA
- a CDS encoding NAD(P)/FAD-dependent oxidoreductase, whose amino-acid sequence MNIAVIGGGMMGLTLAYRLSQQGHKVTVFESNNQLGGLATYHDYGSFVWDRFYHVILPSDTYLINFIKEINLGDKLRWRPTLTGCYIDQKMYSISNTIEFLRFPPLTIIGKFRLALTLLYGSRIKNWRRLEKIPVENWLLKISGKNTYEKLWQPLLLAKLGENYKRVSAVFIWSYIKRLFSARDSKLHKEQLGYVAGGYKTVFDQLEKLICAAGGNICTGVAVKYVKPDSKGGLWVEYNQTKEHFDKVIFTGPVNILQQIADRSLVQIGDSTVEYLGVICMSLITRKALVPYYIVNLADRRIPFTGVLGMSNLVSLQETAGLHLTYLPKYVHSDDPLLKQTDEELRSLFFRGLHLMFPQLKADDIVAAHINRAMKMQPLQVLNYSHLVPKIVTENDDFFVLNTSQFVNDTLNNNTVVGHVNEFSQKFS is encoded by the coding sequence ATGAATATTGCTGTTATTGGCGGCGGAATGATGGGGCTAACATTAGCCTACCGACTTTCGCAGCAAGGTCATAAAGTAACCGTCTTTGAAAGCAACAACCAACTCGGCGGACTTGCTACTTACCATGATTACGGTTCCTTCGTTTGGGATCGATTTTATCATGTTATTCTCCCATCTGATACTTACTTAATAAATTTTATTAAGGAAATTAATTTAGGGGATAAACTGCGTTGGCGTCCTACTCTTACAGGATGTTACATAGACCAAAAAATGTATTCAATTAGCAATACTATAGAATTTCTCCGCTTTCCACCGCTAACTATTATCGGCAAGTTTCGGTTAGCTTTAACTTTGCTATATGGTTCGAGAATTAAGAATTGGCGCCGATTAGAGAAAATCCCCGTTGAAAATTGGCTGTTAAAAATCTCTGGCAAAAATACATACGAAAAGCTTTGGCAACCTTTATTATTAGCCAAACTCGGAGAAAATTATAAGCGTGTCTCAGCAGTCTTTATTTGGTCGTATATTAAACGGCTTTTTTCCGCTCGTGATAGCAAGTTGCACAAAGAACAACTTGGTTATGTTGCGGGTGGTTACAAGACAGTTTTTGACCAATTAGAAAAATTAATTTGTGCTGCTGGGGGTAATATTTGCACTGGTGTTGCAGTTAAATATGTTAAACCAGATTCAAAAGGTGGACTGTGGGTTGAATATAATCAGACAAAGGAACATTTTGACAAAGTAATCTTTACTGGACCTGTAAATATTCTGCAACAAATTGCCGATCGCAGCCTGGTACAAATTGGCGACTCTACAGTAGAATATCTCGGTGTAATCTGCATGTCACTGATTACCCGCAAGGCTTTGGTTCCTTATTACATAGTCAATCTTGCCGATCGACGTATTCCCTTTACCGGGGTTTTGGGTATGAGCAATTTAGTCTCTTTACAGGAGACAGCGGGACTGCATCTTACCTACTTACCAAAATACGTACATTCCGATGACCCTCTATTAAAACAAACAGACGAAGAATTGCGCTCATTATTTTTTCGGGGATTGCATTTAATGTTCCCACAACTTAAGGCAGATGATATCGTGGCAGCACATATTAATCGTGCCATGAAAATGCAACCATTACAAGTCTTAAACTATTCCCACTTAGTACCAAAGATAGTCACCGAAAACGATGATTTTTTCGTTCTCAACACTTCACAGTTTGTCAATGACACTTTAAATAACAATACAGTTGTCGGGCATGTTAACGAATTTAGCCAAAAATTTAGTTAG
- a CDS encoding N,N-dimethylformamidase beta subunit family domain-containing protein, whose translation MNLTQSQFTIISGDRQSGVIKTVLPKPLVVQLIDSAGNPKANVPVNFAISSGGGSVSPTTALTDAKGRVSTMLTLGQVAGVIKAIATASNIGSLSFSATVHPTTNPIYLENQNPATTQRQITNQATNNQSIFTNQQPNNENATDGVEYELGMKFRSAKNGQIVAIRFWKAPSESGTHVGKIWTANGVLLASCTYTNETASGWQQQTLSPPLTISANTSYVVSVNTANTYFPITPQGLASSVVNQDLSSVADNFNGVYGNVNAMPTNSFKSSNYFRDIVFTAEVTASITSLSGDNQQGAIGTALPNPLVVQVKNTAGNPLAGVTVNFAISNGGGSVSPASALTDANGKASTVLTLGQVAGVTNAIATASNIGSVSFSATAQPKTTNPIYLENLKPGTTDWQITNQATNNEIAGYATATSVNQGESLPIKVSLAQPGKFTIKVYRLGYYNGKGGRLIADSGQLNGFTQRACAIADANSRLVECNWSTSYTLKVTKNWTTGLYIANLTDQITAKQSQIWFVVRDDSSKSDIFFQSSFTTFCAYNNYGGYSLYEYSSKDRQKAVKVSFDRPFAQALGHDDYNHFLSWERNMMRWLEYLGYDVSYTTNVDVHTNPKILQRHKLFLSVGHDEYWSKEQRDGVEQARDRGVNLAFFSANSAYWRVRFEKSSSGESNRVMVCYKDTQDPVAPTNKWRSRENQRPENALIGVMYTGDRDDLYYTWGDPNGTTDTYNGYDFVVANSLDPYYAHTNLKDGDSLSQLVGFEWDGVVNNGFSPKGLVILSSSPVEPKSNDSDLSPGTNTQVSNAVRYTASSGAKVFATGSIHWMWGLDSDRVKPFKEDIRAQQMAINILADMGAKPLIPFNFKVDTSSHFESRKQTAVSL comes from the coding sequence ATGAATCTAACCCAAAGTCAATTTACAATCATCAGCGGCGATCGCCAAAGCGGTGTCATAAAAACTGTCTTACCCAAACCTTTGGTAGTGCAGCTAATAGACAGTGCTGGCAATCCAAAAGCAAATGTGCCAGTCAACTTTGCTATTTCCAGTGGTGGTGGTTCGGTTTCTCCAACCACTGCCTTAACCGATGCCAAAGGTAGGGTTAGCACGATGCTAACCTTGGGACAAGTCGCTGGTGTAATTAAGGCGATCGCCACAGCATCTAACATTGGCAGCCTCAGCTTTAGTGCTACAGTTCATCCGACAACCAATCCTATTTATCTAGAAAACCAAAACCCTGCGACTACTCAGCGGCAAATTACCAACCAGGCTACCAACAATCAAAGCATCTTTACAAATCAACAGCCAAATAATGAAAATGCCACCGATGGTGTGGAATATGAACTAGGAATGAAGTTCCGAAGCGCCAAGAATGGTCAGATTGTGGCGATTCGCTTTTGGAAAGCACCCAGCGAGAGTGGCACTCATGTTGGCAAAATTTGGACGGCAAACGGTGTTCTCTTAGCAAGTTGCACATATACCAACGAGACAGCCTCAGGTTGGCAGCAGCAGACTCTCTCTCCTCCCCTGACAATAAGCGCTAATACTAGTTATGTAGTTAGCGTTAACACAGCCAATACTTATTTCCCCATTACCCCTCAAGGATTAGCAAGCTCAGTGGTGAATCAAGATTTGAGTTCAGTTGCTGATAATTTTAATGGGGTGTACGGCAATGTGAATGCAATGCCTACTAATTCGTTCAAGAGTTCCAATTATTTCCGTGACATCGTATTCACTGCTGAAGTGACTGCTAGTATCACCTCCTTGAGCGGTGATAATCAACAAGGAGCAATAGGGACTGCCTTACCCAACCCATTAGTTGTGCAGGTTAAAAACACTGCTGGTAATCCCCTAGCAGGAGTTACGGTCAACTTTGCTATTTCCAACGGTGGTGGTTCAGTTTCACCTGCCAGTGCCCTAACTGATGCTAACGGCAAGGCAAGCACGGTACTGACCTTGGGACAAGTCGCTGGTGTAACTAACGCGATCGCTACAGCATCTAACATTGGCAGCGTCAGCTTTAGTGCTACAGCTCAACCAAAAACAACCAATCCTATTTATCTAGAAAACCTAAAACCTGGAACTACAGACTGGCAAATTACCAACCAGGCTACCAACAATGAAATTGCAGGCTATGCTACAGCAACTAGTGTAAATCAAGGCGAGTCGCTGCCCATAAAAGTTTCTTTGGCACAGCCAGGAAAGTTTACGATTAAAGTGTACCGCTTAGGTTACTACAATGGCAAAGGAGGGCGACTGATCGCAGACAGCGGTCAACTCAACGGCTTTACCCAAAGAGCTTGTGCGATCGCAGATGCCAATAGTCGGCTGGTTGAGTGTAACTGGTCAACTTCCTACACCCTCAAAGTAACCAAGAACTGGACTACCGGACTATATATTGCTAACCTCACAGACCAAATAACAGCCAAGCAGTCACAAATATGGTTTGTTGTCCGTGATGACAGCAGTAAGTCTGATATATTCTTCCAGAGCAGCTTTACCACCTTTTGTGCCTACAATAACTACGGTGGCTACAGCTTGTATGAATACAGTTCAAAAGATAGGCAAAAAGCTGTTAAAGTTTCCTTCGACCGACCGTTTGCCCAAGCTCTTGGACATGACGATTACAATCACTTTTTGTCTTGGGAACGCAATATGATGCGCTGGTTGGAGTATTTAGGATATGACGTATCATATACTACTAATGTGGATGTCCATACTAATCCGAAGATTCTCCAGCGACACAAATTATTTCTTTCTGTTGGTCACGATGAATACTGGTCGAAAGAACAACGAGATGGTGTCGAGCAAGCCCGCGATAGAGGTGTCAATTTGGCGTTTTTCTCGGCAAATTCAGCCTACTGGCGAGTTCGCTTTGAGAAATCGAGTAGTGGAGAATCCAATCGGGTAATGGTCTGCTATAAGGATACCCAAGATCCGGTTGCTCCGACAAATAAATGGAGAAGTCGAGAAAATCAGCGACCAGAAAACGCATTAATCGGAGTAATGTATACAGGCGATCGCGACGATCTGTATTACACTTGGGGCGATCCTAACGGGACTACTGATACCTACAACGGCTACGATTTTGTAGTTGCCAATAGTTTAGATCCATATTACGCCCACACCAACCTGAAAGACGGTGATTCGTTGAGTCAACTAGTAGGTTTTGAATGGGATGGAGTTGTCAATAACGGCTTTTCTCCTAAGGGATTGGTTATTTTGTCTTCTTCACCAGTTGAGCCAAAATCTAATGATTCGGATCTATCCCCTGGAACCAATACCCAAGTTTCCAATGCAGTCCGCTACACAGCTTCTAGTGGTGCCAAGGTCTTTGCCACCGGCTCTATTCACTGGATGTGGG
- a CDS encoding choice-of-anchor tandem repeat NxxGxxAF-containing protein, whose amino-acid sequence MATAVGLALSLLVNSEAFAFTYTKIADSNDLFSKFGFYPAIDNDGTVTFSADLDAGGSGIYIGSGENTSQIADSSGQFSSFFTHAIADTGIVAFKAALDEGAVGIYTGENTAPIAYSRVPAALGDLAINSKGTVTFSQILDQGVRAVLTNNDGINTTIADSSDTSPYNRFEGIAINNAGTVAFTAELKATGRGIYTVHSGNTTTMADTNGDFDFLFNPAINNAGTVAFKGVLKNLAGEGIYTSDGQTLTKIADNSSVFDFFENPAINNQGAVAFKGVLKGGGLGIYTGANPETDKVIALGDSLLGSTVTDLYFSNRGLNDKNQFAFYAKLADGRTGVFRADSDHQEPTTSVPEPGFALGLLTVGGLGTVLRRKRDCGSKLPK is encoded by the coding sequence GTGGCTACCGCAGTTGGTCTTGCTTTGAGCTTGCTAGTTAACAGTGAGGCTTTTGCTTTCACTTACACTAAAATTGCTGACAGCAACGACCTTTTTAGTAAGTTCGGTTTCTACCCTGCGATCGACAACGACGGAACTGTTACCTTCTCTGCGGATCTAGATGCGGGGGGAAGTGGCATCTACATTGGTAGTGGGGAGAATACAAGCCAGATTGCTGACAGCAGCGGTCAGTTTAGCTCATTTTTTACTCATGCGATCGCCGACACAGGTATTGTCGCTTTTAAAGCTGCTTTGGATGAAGGGGCTGTTGGCATTTATACAGGTGAAAATACTGCTCCCATTGCTTACAGCAGAGTTCCTGCTGCTTTAGGCGATCTCGCCATCAATAGTAAAGGTACTGTAACCTTCTCGCAAATTCTAGATCAAGGAGTTCGTGCCGTCTTAACCAATAACGACGGAATCAACACCACCATCGCCGATAGCAGTGACACCAGTCCCTATAACCGTTTTGAGGGAATCGCAATTAATAACGCAGGCACCGTCGCTTTCACAGCCGAACTGAAAGCGACGGGTCGTGGTATATACACTGTTCATAGTGGAAATACGACCACTATGGCTGACACTAATGGAGACTTTGACTTTTTGTTCAACCCCGCCATCAACAATGCGGGGACAGTAGCCTTTAAGGGTGTTCTTAAAAACTTGGCAGGTGAAGGCATTTATACTAGTGACGGTCAAACTCTGACCAAAATAGCTGATAACAGCAGTGTTTTTGACTTCTTCGAGAACCCTGCAATTAACAATCAGGGTGCTGTAGCTTTTAAAGGTGTCCTTAAGGGAGGGGGTTTGGGTATTTACACGGGAGCAAACCCGGAAACTGATAAAGTCATTGCTTTGGGTGATTCTCTGCTAGGCTCGACAGTTACAGACCTTTATTTTTCCAATCGCGGGTTAAACGATAAGAACCAGTTTGCCTTTTATGCCAAACTTGCAGATGGTAGAACTGGGGTGTTCCGCGCAGACTCGGATCATCAAGAGCCAACTACTTCTGTTCCAGAACCAGGTTTTGCGTTGGGTTTGTTGACAGTAGGTGGGTTGGGTACAGTTTTGCGACGCAAGCGCGATTGTGGGAGTAAATTGCCAAAATAA